Part of the Companilactobacillus zhachilii genome is shown below.
GTCGTTAATCGATAGTTTATTAAGAAAGTCCATACAGGCATTTGCTTGTGCGGGCTTTTTTTTGACGTCTAATGAAGTTCAAAATAGCAGATTATGGTAGTTTTTAATTGTAGGATAAAATGTTTAAAAAAATGATGTTTAGTAACCTATAAAACAGACTGCTAAAAACATTGCAATTGTCAAAGTAAGAAGGGCTAAATTAGCATCAGCCGGGTTGGTGCATTTAACTGTTACAATGCGTATTATTAGTATAATCAGAGTGGTAAAATAAAATTAAGTAATGCGTAGCGCTAGTTGATTTTTTGACCATGAATTTAAAATGGTTTTTAAAATCGAAATGTACTTCATATCTTATCGTTTCAGTCGTTAATGGTAGATAGTGCTTAAAGTTATTTACTATTAATTCAAAGGTAAGTAATGAACTAGCCGGAAAGAACAAGAATTTAGATCGCTGTGCGGCTGGCGTTGGCACTTGAGTGCCTACATCACGGAACGAATTTTGAAACTCGCGATTTGTGCGAGGTTCAAAATCGAGCCGAAAGACACAAGGCTGTCGGCGGTCCCCATAGCGACCTAAATTTCTTGTTCTTGGAGGCGGCATATTTAATTAGCCAAGCGTTATATTTAACTGATATTATAGCGTTATATAAGTGATTAGTATTACTTGGTGTGCTATCATTCAAAGTAATACACGGGAGGATCGAACTTTATTGACAGAAAACGTTGAACAAATTAAAAAGAGCATTCAAATCAAGAATCCTCAAAATGCGGTTAACCTTTTTGGCGTTAATGATAGTAACTTGCATTTGATTGAAGAAGGTTTGGATGTTCAAATTCATGCATTTGGTGATCAATTAGATGTGTCAGGTGTTGAAAATAATGTGAATAATGCAACATCGTTGTTGCGTAAATTGATGGAATTAGTCCAGTCGGGTGTTAGTCTTGGTGCGGCTGATGTTGTCAGTGGCCTTAAGATGGTTGAGCGTGGAACTTTAGATTATTTCGGTGACTTGTACAAAGATGAATTAATTAAAGATTTCAGTGGCAAACCTGTTCGTGTACGAAACTTTGGTCAGAGACAATATGTTAATGCCATTAATCACAATGACATTACTTTCGGAATTGGACCTGCTGGTACTGGTAAAACATATTTAGCTGTTGTTATGGCGGTTGCTGCTTTGAAACAAGGTACTGTGCAAAGAATTATTTTGACACGTCCGGCAGTTGAAGCTGGTGAAAGTCTAGGTTTCTTGCCAGGTGATTTGAAAGAAAAAGTTGACCCATATATGCGGCCTATCTATGATGCCTTGTATGCTATTATGGGTTCAGATCATACTGGTCGTTTGTTGGAACGTGGAGTGATCGAAGTTGCGCCATTAGCTTATATGCGTGGTCGAACTTTGGATGAGGCTTTTGTAATCTTAGATGAGGCTCAAAATACGACACGTGAACAAATGAAGATGTTTTTGACACGTTTAGGTTTTGGTTCAAAGATGATTGTAAATGGAGATATTTCGCAAATCGATTTACCAGGACATACACGGAGTGGATTAGTTCAAGCACAACATATTTTAACTAATTTGCCACACGTTGAATTCGTTAACTTTAGTTCAGCCGATGTTGTCAGACATCCAGTTGTAGCTGAAATCATTGATGCTTATGAAGATTCAGATAAAATAGAAAAATAATTACTGGGGATTATTATGGACTTAGAAATTTATAATGATGATAATTTAATTGATCAAAAACGTGAAAATTGGGTTAAAGATATTGTCCAATTCACCTTCAACAAATTGGATTTAAAAGATAGTACACAACTATCGATCCACTTTGTTACTAAAGATAAAATTCATGAAATCAACAAAGAATATCGTGATACCGACCGAGCAACTGACGTAATCAGCTTTGCTATCAACGATGGTGAAGATTCACTTGATTATCTAGAAGCTCAAATTCCGGATTTACCAGTTGATTTAGGTGACTTATTTATCAGTGTCGAAATTGTTGATGAACATGCTAAGGATTATGAACACTCCTTTGATCGTGAACTAGGTTACACAATCGTTCATGGAATCTTGCACTTGAATGGATATGACCATATCAAGCCTGAAGAAGAAAAAGTTATGATTGGTTTGCAAGAAAAAATTCTAAGCGCTTATGGTTTAGAGAAATAAATCGAATAGAGTGGAACAAAAAAAGAAATCCATAAAATTGGGTTTCTTTTTTTGGCCTCAATTAAGTAGAGTTTATAAATATCGGTATAATCATTCACCATCGAACAAAACATCACCATTTTCAAACACGTATTCTGTGTGTGGTGATAGATTTCTTTTGCGACACTAGGTATGATAGGAGAAGTTGTTTTTTACTAAAATAGAATTTCAATACTAGCAGTTGTAACTGGTAGTTAATAGAGAGGAAAACGAATGCGAATTCTAAACATAATTGACCATATCTTGGATAAGGATTCTGGCAACGCAGTGTTGTCGCAAAAGGAGATTCCCAGGGACAATCTTGAAGTTTCTAAGTATGTTGAAAAAGTGATTGATAAATTTGAAAATAGTGAGTATGTGGAGCTAGATTTATCACGAATTCCGATGCTTGAGCAATTTTGGAATGGTCGTGGAGAGTTCCAACAGCTAACGGAAAAATTTGCCTTAGATTATTTTGAAGCTATCAAGGCGAATGAAAAATTCCTGGTGGCGACTTGTTATTCTTTAATGTTGAACTTGACGATTTGGGCCCAGTGATTGGGATTGCCAAGCTGGACTATACTAAGCGTTATATTCATAACGTTGAATATGACGAGGATGCGTTAGTGAACAACATCATTCAAAACAACAGCATTTTGCCCTCGCCGGGACAAGGTGTCAAAAATATGATTTTGATTGACGCAAAAAAAGTGAAAATTCGTGAACAACAATATACTGGCGAAAGCGGTAAATGGCTGATGTCCAGGGATTTTCTTGATGTTAAGGCGGTACCAAATAAAGTGTCAACCAATGTTAAGCAGATCAAGAAGTCGATTCAAAAAATTTCGGAAAAATATGATGATGCGGATGACTTTACGATTACCTCTAAAACACAACAGGCAATCCATGATAGCCTTGAAACCGATGGCGTGATTGACAATGATTACGTTGCTGATGTGGTCTTTGAGCAGAAAGAAGATGCTAAAGCAGAGTTCAAGGAGCAACTGTCCAAGAAAGCCATTGAGCCAGTTGTGACAGTGCCAAATATCAATTATTTTGAAAAGAAATATGAGCGACAAAAGATTAAGTTAGACAATGGCATCGAAATCAATGTACCGATAAGTTTATTGAAGGATAGGGATGCAATTGAGTTTGAAACGAATCCAGACGGCAGTACTTCAGTCGTAATTAAGAATGTGGGAAGTTTGAAGAGTAACTTTTAGGGCTTGTACTGGGAAAGGTGCTAGGTAGTAAAGCCAAAGCATATTTTAGGAATATGTGGTGATAGTTGACATTTTTGACTCTGAATTTGAAAGTAATTTAAATCAAAAGATTCGAATATGTTCTATACCCTATTATCTTAGTTATCAACGACATGGTGAGACACTGTTTCTTCAAAAATAAAGAGCACACTAGCCGGAAAAAGCAAGAAATTTAGGTCGCTGTGAAGGTGATGTTAGGGATTTATCCCTTACATCACGGGACGACTTTTGAAACTCGCGGTTCTTGCGAGGTTCAAAAGCGAGATTCGAGACCGCCCTTTGGCTCGAATCGGTCCCATAGCTATCTAAATTTCTTGCTCTTGGAGGCGGAATATTTAACCACCCCACACGTATTTCGTGACTTTTATTTCAAATCCTTTTTTTAAACATTCATCTGTATTATAATTATTAACTGAGATACACAAAAAAGGAGACTGAACTAGTGGAAATTACTGAAAAGCAATTATTTGATGTTGCAAGTAAGGCGATGGAAAACGCCTATGCACCTTACTCACATTACACGGTTGGAGCAGCAATTTTATGTGATG
Proteins encoded:
- a CDS encoding PhoH family protein; this translates as MTENVEQIKKSIQIKNPQNAVNLFGVNDSNLHLIEEGLDVQIHAFGDQLDVSGVENNVNNATSLLRKLMELVQSGVSLGAADVVSGLKMVERGTLDYFGDLYKDELIKDFSGKPVRVRNFGQRQYVNAINHNDITFGIGPAGTGKTYLAVVMAVAALKQGTVQRIILTRPAVEAGESLGFLPGDLKEKVDPYMRPIYDALYAIMGSDHTGRLLERGVIEVAPLAYMRGRTLDEAFVILDEAQNTTREQMKMFLTRLGFGSKMIVNGDISQIDLPGHTRSGLVQAQHILTNLPHVEFVNFSSADVVRHPVVAEIIDAYEDSDKIEK
- the ybeY gene encoding rRNA maturation RNase YbeY, coding for MDLEIYNDDNLIDQKRENWVKDIVQFTFNKLDLKDSTQLSIHFVTKDKIHEINKEYRDTDRATDVISFAINDGEDSLDYLEAQIPDLPVDLGDLFISVEIVDEHAKDYEHSFDRELGYTIVHGILHLNGYDHIKPEEEKVMIGLQEKILSAYGLEK
- a CDS encoding nucleoid-associated protein, whose product is MLFFNVELDDLGPVIGIAKLDYTKRYIHNVEYDEDALVNNIIQNNSILPSPGQGVKNMILIDAKKVKIREQQYTGESGKWLMSRDFLDVKAVPNKVSTNVKQIKKSIQKISEKYDDADDFTITSKTQQAIHDSLETDGVIDNDYVADVVFEQKEDAKAEFKEQLSKKAIEPVVTVPNINYFEKKYERQKIKLDNGIEINVPISLLKDRDAIEFETNPDGSTSVVIKNVGSLKSNF